In the Azospirillum sp. TSH100 genome, GATCCTCGACATCGCCGACAAGGAATACACCAAGGTCGGCAAGCGCATCGACGCCATCGACTATGTGCTGACCCCGTCGCAGAAGTTCCTCGATCAGGTCCGCCGAGGCCGTCGGGTGCAGACCACCAACATCGACCTGCTCAAGCAGATCGTCGGCAACGCCATGCGCCCGGATGGCTTCGTGCCACTGAAGGCCGGCGAGGTGGCGGAGATGCGCAACAAGCGCGCAAAGCGGCTGGCCGATCCCGCCAAGCCGGAGCAAACCGCACTGCCATTGCCGAAGAAGTAACGGCTCAGCGTGCGAGCAGGCGCCGCGCCACCAGCGTGATCGCGGTTCCCAGCAGGGCGCCGGCCAGCACGTCGGACGCCCAATGCCGGTGCTTCACCACCCGGCCGCTGGCGAGCGCTGCCGCAGTTCCGTAGATCAGCATGCTTTGCGCCGGCGTCCGGCTGACCGTTGCGAGTGCGGTCGCTGCGGCGAAGGCGCTCGCCGTATGCCCGGACGGCAGCGAGCGGGCGCTGATCCGCCATCCCGCTTTGCGCCGGGGCTCGCATTCGTCGGGGCGTCGGCGCTTCACGTAACGCTTGATCGAACGGCTGGCCGTGGCGGTTGCCACCAGTCCGGCCACGCCGACGGCACCGGTCCGGCGCAGGTCCGGCTGCCCGGTCAGCAGACCGACGAGGCCGGCGATGGCGAAACCGGGGATCAGCACATGGCGCTTTATGACGTAATGGCCCGCGGTTGCCAGCGCCTGGCTGATCGGACCCGGATCGCAGGTGACAATGTCGTGGAGCTTCGCATCCAGCGTGTCGACGGCGGTCAGGGCCGGCTGAAGCGCAGCGGGAGCGGGCTGTCCGCCATAGCCGATCCCGCCGCCCGGATTCTCGATGCCGCGCTGGTCTCCGCTCTGTCCGATGATGTCGCTCAATGCCGGCCCCCTGCATGACGCGCCGCAAGATTGGCGCCGCAGGGGAACGCGGCAGACGCGGGGGCGGTTCCGCGCCCCCGTCGTGGGTCAGCCTTGCGCCAGTCGCCAGCCGGTGAAGGCGTCCAGCACCGCTGTAAGCACGCGCTGGAGCTTTTCCGCCCGGTCGGGGCGATAGGCGAAGGGCGGCGCCTCCTCGTCCATATAGCGGTCCTGCGCCAGTTCCATCTGGATGGCGTGGACGCCGCCCGCCGGCTGTCCATAGGCCCGGGTGATGTGGCCGCCGACGAAGCGCCCGTTGGTGACGCAGGTCATCCCCTCCGCCGCCGCCGCGCTTTCCATCGCCGTGACGACGCGGGCGGCCAGCTGCGGATCGCAACTGGTGCCCCGCGCCGTTCCCAGATTCAGGTCATGCAGCCGCCCGTCGAACAGGCGCGGCACATGGCTGCGGATCGAATGGGCGTCATAGAGCAGGGCGAAACCGTGCCGTGCCTTCACCCGCGCCAGTTCCGCCGCCAGCGCCGCGTGGTAGGGGCGCCAATAGCCCTCCACCCGCTGCGCCACCTCGTCCGCGTCGGGCGCTTGCCCGTCGCGGTAGAGCGGCGTGCCGTCGAACAGGATGTCCGGGCACAGGCCGGTGGTCGCCTGTCCCGGATAGAGGCTCTCACCGTCGGGCGGCCGGTTGAGATCGATGACATAGCGGGAATAGCGCGCGCTCAGCAGCGTCGCGCCCATGTTCCCGGCGAAGCCGTACAGGCGCGGCATGTGCCAGTCGGTGTCGCGCAGGGTCAGCGCCTCGTCCGTCAACCGTTCGGCCAGACCGGGGGACAGCTCGGTGCCGCAATGGGGCATGCTGACAACCAGCGGCCCTTCGCCCCGCACTAGATCGAAGACGGTGCCGGTCATTGCGCGGTCTCCAGCGAAACCGGCATCAGCTGGTCCAGCGCGCCGTTGCGCACCAGCGCACCGATGGCGGCCAGATCCGGGGCGAAGTAGCGATCCACCTCATAGCGCGGCACCTCGGCGCGGATGGTGGCGATGGCCTGCTCCAGCCGCTCGGTGGTCTTCAGCGGGCGATGGAACTCCAGCCCCTGAATCGCGGCCAAAAGCTCTATACCGACGATGTCGGCGACGTTGCCGGCTATGTCGCCCAGCCGCCGCGCCGCGAAGGTCGCCATGCTGACATGGTCCTCCTGGTTGGCGGAGGTCGGCAGGCTGTCGACGCTGGCGGGGTGGGCGAGCGTCTTGTTCTCCGACGCCAGGGCGGCGGCGGTGACATGGGCGATCATGAAGCCGGAATTCAGCCCCGGCTCGGCGACCAGGAAGGGCGGCAGGCCGCTGATGGTGGTGTCGATCAGCATTGCGATGCGGCGCTCGGCCAGGGCGCCGATCTCCGACGCGGCGATGGCGAGCTGGTCGGCGGCCATCGCCACCGGCTCCGCATGGAAGTTGCCGCCGGACAGCACCTCGCCGGTGTCGACCAGCACCAGCGGGTTGTCGGTGACGCCGTTTGCCTCGATCACCAGGGTGCGCGCCGCCTGCCGCATCTGGTCGAGCACCGCGCCCATCACCTGAGGCTGGCAGCGCAGGCTGTAGGGGTCCTGTACCCGGTGGCAGTCGGGGCCCTGGTGGCTGGCGTTCAACTCGCTGCCGGCCAGCACCTCGCGGAAGGCGGCGGCGACGGCGATCTGGCCGGGCTGGCCGCGCAGCGCGCTGATGCGGGCGTCGAACGGACGATGGCTGCCCATCACCGCCTCGACCGACAGGGAGCCGGCGACCAGCGCCGCCTTGAAGGTGCGCTCGATCTCGAACAGGCCGGCGAGCGCCAGACCGGTGGAGACCTGGGTGCCGTTGATGAGAGCAAGACCTTCCTTGGCCTTCAGGTCGAAGACCGGCAGGCCGGCGATGCGCAGCCCCTCTTCCGCCGGCAGCGTCTCGCCCTTCACCCGGACATGGCCGATGCCGAGCAGCACGCCGCACAGATGGGCCAGCGGCGCCAGATCGCCCGAGGCACCGACGGAGCCCTTGCCCGGCACCACCGGCAGCACGTCGGCCTCATAGAGCTTCAGCAGCGCGTCGACCAGCGCCGGACGGACGCCCGAGGCGCCGACCGCGAGGCTGACCGCCTTGATGACGAGGATCAGCCGCACCACGCCGTCGGCCAGCGGGGCGCCGACGCCGGTGGCGTGCGACAGGATCAGGTTGCGCTGGAGCGTCTCCAGATCCGACGCGGCGATGTGGGTGTGGGCCAGCTTGCCGAAGCCGGTGTTGACGCCATAGACCGCCTCGTCGCCGCCGGCGATCCGGTCGATCAGCGCGCGCGAGCGCTCCATCCGCGGATAGGCCGCCGGGTCGAGCGTCAGGGCCGGACGGTCGCGGTAGATGCTGCGCAGCGTGTCGAGCGACAGCGCGCCCGGAACCAGAGTGATGCTCTCGCTCATCCCAGAAGTCTCCCAAGTGTCTTTTTGAAGCGGTCGGCGATCTCCTCCTCGCGCGGGTGATGGCGGTCGCGGACGACGGCGCGTCCGGCGATCACCACATCGCGCACGAGGGGAGCGTTGCCGGCGAAAATCCAGCCGTCCAGCAGCGCGTCGCCTTTTCGCGCCGCCAGCAGCGGGTGGTCGGTGTCGAGCAGGACGAGGTCGGCGCGAAGCCCGGCGGCGATGCGCCCGGCCTCGAAGCCGGTCGCCTGTGCGCCGCCGGCCTGGGCGTCCTCCACCAGCCGGCGGGCGGTGGAACCTCGGGGGCCGCCGGCCAGGACGGTGCGCCGGCCGCTGGTCAGCCGCGCGCCATATTCCAGCCAGCGCAGATCCTCCACCGGGCTGACGGAGATGTGGCTGTCGGACCCGATGCCCCAGCGCCCGCCCTGCGCCATGTAGGGTTCGGCGGTGAAGAAGCCGTCGCCCAGATTGGCCTCGGTGGTCGGGCACAGGCCGGCGACGGCGCCGCTGACTGCAACGCCCGTCACCTCGGCCTCGGTCATATGGGTCGCGTGGATCAGGCACCAGCGGCCATCGACCGGCTGGGTGTCCAGCAGATGCTCGACCGGACGGCGGCCATGGTGGGCGAGGCAGTCCTCGACCTCCCGGCGTTGCTCGGCGATGTGGATGTGGACCGGCCCTTGCGAATGGGCGGCGACGGTCTCGGTCAGCAACCCGTCCGGCACGGCGCGCAAGGAATGCGGGGCGATGCCGAGTTGCACGTCGTCGGCTGCGCCATAGGCGCTGCGCAGGGCCCCGGTCAGCCGGGCGAACCCTGCCCCGTCGTGGATGAAGCGGCGCTGCCCGGCGGTCGGCGGGGTGCCGCCGAAGCCCGATGCATTGTACAGAACCGGCAGCAGCGTGATCGGCAGGCCGACGGCACGCGCGGCGGCAATGGCGCGGTGGCTCATCTCCGCCGGGTCGGCGTAGGCGCTGCCGTCGCGGTCATGGTGCAGGTAATGGAATTCGGCGATGGCAGTGAAGCCGGCCTTCAGCGTCTCGACATAGAGCTGGGCGGCAACCGCCTCGAAATCCTCCGGATCCATGCGGTCGAGCGCGTGGTACATCACCTCTCGCCAGCTCCAGAAACTGTCGGAGCCCTCGCCGGAGGATTCGCCCATCCCGGCGATGGCGCGCTGGTGGGCGTGGGAGTGCAGGTTGGCGATGCCGGCGACCGCCGCCCCGGCAAAGCGCTCCGCATCGGCCGGGCAGGCGGCGCCGGGCGTTGCCGAGACGATCCGGCCGCGCTCGTCCACCGTGACCAGCACATCCTCCGCCCAGCCGTCCGGCAGCAGCGCCGAGGCAAAAAACAGGTTGCTCATGAGGGCGCCCTCGCTATTATAGACAACACTATACAAGTATAGGCAACTTGCTGCCAAGAGCCTTCTTTCGTTAGCGTGCCTCTCCCAAGCCTGGGCTAATCTCCCTCTCCCCTCGGGGAGAGGGCTGGGGTGAGGGGGACGCACAGGATGGATTTTTGTCGACGGGCCGCCACGCATCCCCCTCACCCTAACCCTCTCCCCGGGGGGGAGAGGGGACTGGACCGAGTAGAAGGATTCGAACCGATGCCGACCAGCGCGCCGTGGGATTCCCTGTGGATCGACCTGTCCGTTGCCACCATGAGCGGCGACGACGGCTATGGCGCCATCGCCGACGCGGCGGTGGGCATCAAGGACGGACGCATCGCCTTCGTCGGCCGCCGCGTCGACCTGACCGATGCGCCGGACGCGCTGGCGACCGAGGTTCATTCAGGGCAGGGCGGCTGGATGACTCCCGGCCTGATCGACTGCCACACCCACCTCGTCCATGGCGGCAACCGCGCCCGCGAGTTCGAGATGCGGCTGAACGGCGCCAGCTATGAGGAGATCGCGCGGGCCGGCGGCGGCATCCTGTCCACCGTCACCGCCACCCGCGCCGCCAGCGAGGACCAGCTTCTGGCCGCCAGCCTGCCGCGGCTGGACAGCCTGCTGGCCGAGGGCGTGACGACGGTGGAGGTGAAGTCCGGCTACGGGCTCGACACCGAAACCGAGACGCGCATGCTCTGCGTCGCCCGCCGGCTGGCCCAGGTCCGCCCGGTGGAGGTGCGAACCACCTATCTCGGCGCCCACGCCCTGCCGCCCGAATTCAAGGGCAACGCGGACGGCTACATCGACCGTATCTGCGCCGAGACGCTGCCGGCCATCGCCGAAGCGGGCCTCGCCGATGCGGTGGACGCCTTCTGCGAGGGGATCGGCTTCTCCGTCGCCCAGACCCGCCGGGTGTTCGAGACGGCGAAGTTGCTCGGCCTGCCGGTGAAGCTGCATGCCGAGCAACTCAGCAACCTGGGCGGCGCCCGTCTGGTGGCCGAGTTCGGCGGGCTGTCGGCCGATCACATCGAGCATCTCGACGAGGACGGCGTCGCCGCCATGGCCAAGGCCGGCACGGTGGCGGTTCTGTTGCCCGGCGCCTTCTATGCCCTGCGCGAGACCAGGCTGCCGCCCATCGATCTGCTGCGCCGCCATGGCGTGCCGATGGCGCTGTCCACCGACAACAACCCCGGCACCTCGCCGGTGACCTCGCTGCTGCTGATGCTGTCGATGGGCTGCACCTTCTTCCGGCTGACCCCGGCGGAGGCGCTGGCCGGCATCACCCGCCATGCGGCGAAGGCGCTGGGCCTCGACGACCGCGGTGTGATCGCGCCGGGCAAGCGTGCCGATCTGGCGGTCTGGCGCATCGAGCATCCGGCGGAACTGGCCTACGCCATCGGCCTCAACCCCTGCATGGCGGTGGTGAATGGCGGTGTGGTCCGCAAGCCGCGCATCGAAGCGGAGGCCGCATGAGCGACACCATCTCCACCGCCCAGCCGCGCTACGCCCAGATCAAGGAGGCCATCCGCCGCCGGATCAGCTCCGGCGACTGGCCCGAAGGCTTCCAGATCCCATCCGAGCACAAGCTGCTTGAGGAATTCTCGGTCAGCCGCATGACGGTCCACCGCGCGCTGCGCGACCTGACCGACGAAGGGCTGCTGACCCGGGTCCAGGGGCTGGGCACCTTTGTCGCCGAACGGCCGCCCAGCACCGACGTGGTGGAACTGCGCAGCATCGCCGACGAGATCGCCGAGCGCGGCAACGTCCATTCCTGCCGGGTGGAGCAATTGCTCGCGGTTGCTGCCGATGCCGGGCTGGCCCGCCGCTTCAACCTGCCGGTGGGGGCGAGGCTGTTCCACTCCATCGTCGTCCACAGCGAAAGCGACGTGCCGGTCCAGCTGGAGGAACGCTGGGTCAACCCGGCTGTGGCGCCCGACTATCTGGACCAGGACTTCACCCGCCAGACGCCGGGCGAGTACCTGATCCGGCTGGAATCCTCGCCGCAGGTCGAGCACGTCATCGAAGCGGTGTCGCCGACGGCGGAGATCGCCCGCCTGCTCGACATTCCCGTCACCGAGCCCTGCCTGCGCGTCACCCGCCGCACCTGGGTGCAGGGCCGCGTCGTCACCGTCGCGATGCTGGTGCATCCCGGCAGCCGCTACCGGCTGGGGGCGCGGTTCCAACTGCCGCCTGCCTGACAAAGCAAAATCTCGAAAAGCACATCCCTCCCATCAGGAGCCATCACCAGATGTCATCCCGCCTCGACAACCAGCGCGTCATCCGTGCCCCGCACGGCCCCGAACTGAGCTGCAAGAGCTGGCTCGCCGAGGCGCCGATGCGCATGCTGATGAACAACCTCGATCCCGACGTGGCGGAGCGGCCGCAGGAGCTGGTCGTCTATGGCGGCATCGGCCGCGCCGCCCGCGACTGGGAGAGCTTCGACCGCATCGTCTCGACGCTGAAGACGCTGAACGACGACGAGACCCTGCTGGTCCAGTCGGGCAAGCCGGTCGGCGTCTTCCGCACCCATGCCGACGCCCCGCGCGTGCTGATCGCCAACTCCAACCTCGTGCCGCGCTGGGCGACCTGGGAGCATTTCAACGAGCTGGACCGCAAGGGTCTGGCGATGTACGGCCAGATGACCGCCGGCAGCTGGATCTACATCGGCAGCCAGGGCATCGTGCAGGGCACCTACGAGACCTTCGTCGAGGCCGGGCGCCAGCATTACAACGGCGACCTGAAGGGCAAGTGGATCCTGACCGGCGGCCTCGGCGGCATGGGCGGGGCGCAGCCGCTGGCCGCGACGATGGCCGGCGCCTGCATGCTGGCGGTGGAATGCCGCCCCAGCAGCATCGAGATGCGCATCCGCACCGGCTATCTCGACCGCCACACCGCCGATTTGGACGAGGCGCTGGCCTGGATCAACGAGGCCTGTGCCAAGGGCGAGGCGATCTCGGTCGGCCTGCTCGGCAACGCCGCCGACATCTTCCCCGAACTGGCGCGCCGCGCCGAGACCGACATC is a window encoding:
- a CDS encoding phosphatase PAP2 family protein, with product MSDIIGQSGDQRGIENPGGGIGYGGQPAPAALQPALTAVDTLDAKLHDIVTCDPGPISQALATAGHYVIKRHVLIPGFAIAGLVGLLTGQPDLRRTGAVGVAGLVATATASRSIKRYVKRRRPDECEPRRKAGWRISARSLPSGHTASAFAAATALATVSRTPAQSMLIYGTAAALASGRVVKHRHWASDVLAGALLGTAITLVARRLLAR
- the hutG gene encoding N-formylglutamate deformylase yields the protein MTGTVFDLVRGEGPLVVSMPHCGTELSPGLAERLTDEALTLRDTDWHMPRLYGFAGNMGATLLSARYSRYVIDLNRPPDGESLYPGQATTGLCPDILFDGTPLYRDGQAPDADEVAQRVEGYWRPYHAALAAELARVKARHGFALLYDAHSIRSHVPRLFDGRLHDLNLGTARGTSCDPQLAARVVTAMESAAAAEGMTCVTNGRFVGGHITRAYGQPAGGVHAIQMELAQDRYMDEEAPPFAYRPDRAEKLQRVLTAVLDAFTGWRLAQG
- the hutH gene encoding histidine ammonia-lyase, encoding MSESITLVPGALSLDTLRSIYRDRPALTLDPAAYPRMERSRALIDRIAGGDEAVYGVNTGFGKLAHTHIAASDLETLQRNLILSHATGVGAPLADGVVRLILVIKAVSLAVGASGVRPALVDALLKLYEADVLPVVPGKGSVGASGDLAPLAHLCGVLLGIGHVRVKGETLPAEEGLRIAGLPVFDLKAKEGLALINGTQVSTGLALAGLFEIERTFKAALVAGSLSVEAVMGSHRPFDARISALRGQPGQIAVAAAFREVLAGSELNASHQGPDCHRVQDPYSLRCQPQVMGAVLDQMRQAARTLVIEANGVTDNPLVLVDTGEVLSGGNFHAEPVAMAADQLAIAASEIGALAERRIAMLIDTTISGLPPFLVAEPGLNSGFMIAHVTAAALASENKTLAHPASVDSLPTSANQEDHVSMATFAARRLGDIAGNVADIVGIELLAAIQGLEFHRPLKTTERLEQAIATIRAEVPRYEVDRYFAPDLAAIGALVRNGALDQLMPVSLETAQ
- a CDS encoding formimidoylglutamate deiminase; this translates as MSNLFFASALLPDGWAEDVLVTVDERGRIVSATPGAACPADAERFAGAAVAGIANLHSHAHQRAIAGMGESSGEGSDSFWSWREVMYHALDRMDPEDFEAVAAQLYVETLKAGFTAIAEFHYLHHDRDGSAYADPAEMSHRAIAAARAVGLPITLLPVLYNASGFGGTPPTAGQRRFIHDGAGFARLTGALRSAYGAADDVQLGIAPHSLRAVPDGLLTETVAAHSQGPVHIHIAEQRREVEDCLAHHGRRPVEHLLDTQPVDGRWCLIHATHMTEAEVTGVAVSGAVAGLCPTTEANLGDGFFTAEPYMAQGGRWGIGSDSHISVSPVEDLRWLEYGARLTSGRRTVLAGGPRGSTARRLVEDAQAGGAQATGFEAGRIAAGLRADLVLLDTDHPLLAARKGDALLDGWIFAGNAPLVRDVVIAGRAVVRDRHHPREEEIADRFKKTLGRLLG
- the hutI gene encoding imidazolonepropionase, whose amino-acid sequence is MPTSAPWDSLWIDLSVATMSGDDGYGAIADAAVGIKDGRIAFVGRRVDLTDAPDALATEVHSGQGGWMTPGLIDCHTHLVHGGNRAREFEMRLNGASYEEIARAGGGILSTVTATRAASEDQLLAASLPRLDSLLAEGVTTVEVKSGYGLDTETETRMLCVARRLAQVRPVEVRTTYLGAHALPPEFKGNADGYIDRICAETLPAIAEAGLADAVDAFCEGIGFSVAQTRRVFETAKLLGLPVKLHAEQLSNLGGARLVAEFGGLSADHIEHLDEDGVAAMAKAGTVAVLLPGAFYALRETRLPPIDLLRRHGVPMALSTDNNPGTSPVTSLLLMLSMGCTFFRLTPAEALAGITRHAAKALGLDDRGVIAPGKRADLAVWRIEHPAELAYAIGLNPCMAVVNGGVVRKPRIEAEAA
- the hutC gene encoding histidine utilization repressor, producing the protein MSDTISTAQPRYAQIKEAIRRRISSGDWPEGFQIPSEHKLLEEFSVSRMTVHRALRDLTDEGLLTRVQGLGTFVAERPPSTDVVELRSIADEIAERGNVHSCRVEQLLAVAADAGLARRFNLPVGARLFHSIVVHSESDVPVQLEERWVNPAVAPDYLDQDFTRQTPGEYLIRLESSPQVEHVIEAVSPTAEIARLLDIPVTEPCLRVTRRTWVQGRVVTVAMLVHPGSRYRLGARFQLPPA